In Oceanispirochaeta sp., a genomic segment contains:
- a CDS encoding 2-C-methyl-D-erythritol 4-phosphate cytidylyltransferase has product MIKAVIITAAGSSSRMKGKGKKELKLIKGRTVLERAVLPFVLSEQFDHICVTYPEGKKEEMEKALHRINFPISYIQGGDSRQSSVYNALVTLKDLKSDLVLIHDGARPHISEKLIDRVLEGTIQRGNSTPVTGSISAMKILNPLGDIVQHLVRSSTVSAQTPQGFSYPEILEAHEKARIDKKVFIDDSEIWSSYIGPSHTVEGDPENTKITYPEDLKVK; this is encoded by the coding sequence CCAGCAGCCGGATGAAAGGCAAGGGTAAAAAAGAGCTGAAATTGATTAAAGGAAGAACAGTTCTGGAAAGGGCAGTTCTTCCTTTTGTTCTCTCTGAGCAGTTTGATCATATCTGTGTGACCTATCCGGAAGGAAAGAAAGAGGAGATGGAAAAAGCCCTCCACAGGATCAATTTCCCCATCAGCTATATTCAGGGGGGAGACAGCCGCCAGTCCTCTGTGTATAACGCCCTTGTAACACTGAAAGATTTGAAGAGCGATCTGGTCCTGATCCATGACGGAGCCCGTCCTCATATCAGTGAAAAACTGATTGATCGTGTTCTGGAAGGAACCATACAAAGAGGGAACAGCACTCCTGTGACGGGGTCCATCAGTGCGATGAAGATTCTGAATCCTCTGGGGGATATTGTACAGCATCTTGTGAGAAGCTCCACAGTCAGTGCTCAGACACCTCAGGGTTTCTCCTATCCGGAAATACTGGAAGCCCATGAAAAGGCAAGGATTGATAAGAAGGTCTTTATTGACGACTCTGAAATCTGGTCCTCCTACATCGGTCCTTCCCACACGGTGGAAGGTGACCCGGAAAATACAAAAATCACCTATCCGGAAGACCTGAAGGTTAAATGA